In Longimicrobium sp., a genomic segment contains:
- a CDS encoding DotU family type IV/VI secretion system protein, protein MPAAAVQTEDAFVLQCFREFYAQVIRLRRGVLSNPWGIAQSGSSPERDEALRQGAAQRVSDLLLATLERQALEAGRRSGEPGAEFYREAQYVMSTLADEVFLHLEWEGRHTWAANLLETRLFGTHVGGETFFRRLDALLHEQDAVKRPVAGVYLMALSLGFQGRHRGRDAAAVLADYRRRAFAFVFPGHRSVLKGERRLFPEAYEHTAAGGQPIRLPHARRWIVAAAAVLLLYLFVSHRAFVGATTQTRTATAGVMAAESTVTAARRAR, encoded by the coding sequence ATGCCCGCCGCCGCCGTGCAGACCGAGGACGCCTTCGTCCTGCAGTGCTTCCGCGAGTTCTACGCGCAGGTCATCCGCCTGCGCCGCGGCGTGCTCTCGAACCCGTGGGGAATCGCGCAGTCGGGGAGCAGCCCCGAGCGCGACGAGGCGCTGCGGCAGGGCGCCGCCCAGCGCGTGAGCGACCTTCTCCTGGCCACCCTCGAACGCCAGGCGCTGGAGGCCGGGCGCCGCTCCGGCGAGCCCGGCGCCGAGTTCTACCGCGAGGCACAGTACGTCATGTCCACGCTGGCCGACGAGGTCTTCCTCCACCTGGAATGGGAAGGGCGCCACACCTGGGCGGCCAACCTGCTGGAGACGCGCCTCTTCGGCACGCACGTGGGGGGCGAGACCTTCTTCCGGCGGCTCGACGCGCTGCTGCACGAGCAGGACGCGGTGAAGCGCCCCGTGGCCGGGGTGTACCTGATGGCGCTCTCGCTGGGCTTCCAGGGGCGCCACCGCGGTCGCGATGCGGCCGCCGTGCTCGCCGACTACCGGCGCCGCGCCTTCGCCTTCGTGTTCCCGGGGCACCGCTCGGTGCTGAAGGGCGAGCGCAGGCTCTTTCCCGAGGCGTACGAGCACACGGCGGCGGGGGGCCAGCCCATCCGCCTCCCGCACGCGCGGCGGTGGATCGTGGCCGCGGCGGCCGTCCTCCTCCTCTACCTCTTCGTCAGCCACCGCGCCTTCGTGGGCGCCACCACGCAGACGCGCACCGCCACGGCCGGCGTGATGGCGGCCGAGTCGACCGTCACCGCCGCGCGGAGGGCCAGATGA
- the tssK gene encoding type VI secretion system baseplate subunit TssK: MTQHGSIPDEVMWEEGMLLAPQHFQQLSIRTEEMLHYHVRAASPFHWGVRRMRSEVLPGGVFRVTELEAVMPDGLPVLHRGTEKEALEIDVRRLADEARPRPVTVWLTVPVRRPADEPFEGSLRRYEPLEATEVVDENTGQGKHPVRRLRPRVSLQAGPAPSGAYVSFPLARVTVADDKLAPTDYEPPRIGIAPGTFPYDDCRELARRIRRKAEVLARRGDDSERTETQVQALSAGLPQIEAVLDAPPGMHPFALYTAACALAGAVAGTARRTVPGPFPAYDHDELRATFAPVLAFCEQALERVSETHVGIPFAAEGEGFSLVLREEWLRGGLTVGVLAQGGATEGEAAEWLEECRIASASRMDSARDRRIAGAAREKVRDTGRLGFVPERGEVLFRIEADPDAVAAGEALVVVNPRDPSGRRRPRAMVLYTRSA; this comes from the coding sequence ATGACGCAACACGGCTCGATCCCCGACGAAGTGATGTGGGAGGAGGGGATGCTCCTGGCCCCGCAGCACTTCCAGCAGCTCTCCATCCGCACGGAGGAGATGCTGCACTACCACGTCCGCGCGGCGTCGCCCTTCCACTGGGGCGTGCGGCGGATGCGGTCCGAGGTGCTGCCGGGCGGCGTCTTCCGCGTCACCGAGCTCGAGGCGGTGATGCCCGACGGCCTTCCCGTCCTCCATCGCGGCACCGAGAAGGAGGCGCTGGAGATCGACGTGCGCAGGCTGGCCGACGAGGCGCGCCCGCGCCCCGTCACCGTCTGGCTCACCGTTCCCGTCCGCCGCCCCGCCGACGAGCCCTTCGAGGGTTCGCTGCGCCGCTACGAGCCGCTGGAGGCCACCGAGGTGGTCGACGAGAACACCGGCCAGGGGAAGCACCCCGTCCGCCGCCTCCGCCCCCGCGTTTCCCTGCAGGCTGGCCCCGCCCCGTCGGGCGCGTACGTCTCCTTCCCGCTCGCCCGCGTCACCGTGGCCGACGACAAGCTGGCGCCGACGGACTACGAACCGCCGCGGATCGGCATCGCCCCCGGCACCTTCCCCTACGACGACTGCCGCGAGCTGGCGCGCCGCATCCGCCGCAAGGCCGAGGTCCTGGCCCGCCGCGGCGACGACTCGGAAAGGACCGAGACGCAGGTGCAGGCGCTTTCCGCCGGGCTCCCGCAGATCGAGGCGGTGCTCGACGCACCGCCGGGGATGCACCCCTTCGCCCTCTACACCGCCGCCTGCGCGCTCGCCGGCGCGGTGGCGGGCACGGCACGGCGCACGGTGCCGGGGCCCTTCCCCGCGTACGACCACGACGAGCTGCGCGCCACCTTCGCCCCCGTGCTGGCCTTCTGCGAGCAGGCGCTGGAGCGGGTGAGCGAGACGCACGTGGGCATTCCCTTCGCCGCCGAGGGCGAGGGCTTCTCCCTCGTCCTGCGCGAGGAGTGGCTGCGCGGCGGGCTGACCGTGGGCGTGCTGGCGCAGGGCGGGGCCACGGAGGGCGAGGCAGCGGAGTGGCTGGAGGAGTGCCGCATCGCCAGCGCCAGCCGGATGGACTCGGCGCGCGACCGGCGCATCGCCGGGGCGGCGCGCGAGAAGGTGCGCGACACCGGGCGGCTGGGCTTCGTCCCCGAGCGCGGCGAGGTGCTGTTCCGCATCGAGGCCGACCCCGACGCGGTGGCCGCGGGCGAGGCGCTGGTGGTGGTGAACCCGCGCGACCCGTCGGGCCGCCGCCGGCCGCGCGCGATGGTGCTGTACACCCGGAGCGCCTGA